One Deltaproteobacteria bacterium genomic window carries:
- a CDS encoding glutathione S-transferase family protein, which yields MDDPRPLRLFGSELSPYSVKVRSYLRYKRIPHQWVVRDSTTLAEFQRHARLPLIPLVLAPDGTAMQDSTPIIDALEARHPEPSIHPAEPALAFLSALIEEYADEWGNKPMFHYRWFYEADQVSAAERIARETMPGATAEALGGACEMIRQRMVPRLSFVGSSAQTKDLIEGSFRRQLAILEAHLARRRYLFGDRPALADFGLFAQLYQCSTDPTPGALMRQRAPGVLDWVARMLEPRAEGEFESWPRLEPTLAPLLRDEVGAVFFPWTLANARALAGGEKEFTVELGGRPFSEETQRYHAKSLGALRARYASVADRSTLDPTLRATGCFAALQAAA from the coding sequence ATGGACGATCCCCGCCCTCTCCGCCTCTTCGGCTCGGAGCTCTCGCCGTACTCCGTGAAGGTCCGCTCGTACCTCCGGTACAAACGGATCCCGCACCAGTGGGTGGTGCGCGACTCGACCACGCTCGCGGAGTTCCAGCGCCACGCCCGGCTGCCGCTCATCCCGCTCGTCCTCGCCCCGGACGGCACGGCGATGCAGGACTCGACGCCGATCATCGACGCGCTCGAGGCGCGCCATCCCGAGCCGTCGATTCACCCGGCCGAGCCCGCCCTCGCCTTCCTCTCGGCGCTCATCGAGGAGTACGCCGACGAGTGGGGCAACAAGCCCATGTTCCACTACCGCTGGTTCTACGAGGCCGACCAGGTGTCGGCGGCCGAGCGCATCGCACGCGAGACGATGCCCGGCGCCACCGCGGAGGCGCTCGGCGGCGCCTGCGAGATGATCCGCCAGCGCATGGTGCCACGCCTCAGCTTCGTCGGCTCGTCGGCGCAGACGAAGGACCTCATCGAGGGCTCCTTCCGGCGACAGCTCGCGATCCTGGAAGCGCACCTCGCGCGCCGGCGGTACCTGTTCGGCGATCGGCCGGCGCTCGCCGACTTCGGCCTCTTCGCCCAGCTCTACCAGTGCTCGACCGACCCGACCCCGGGGGCGCTCATGCGGCAGCGCGCCCCGGGCGTCCTCGATTGGGTGGCGCGCATGCTCGAGCCCAGGGCCGAAGGGGAGTTCGAGAGCTGGCCGCGGCTCGAACCCACGCTCGCGCCGCTGCTGCGGGACGAGGTGGGCGCGGTCTTCTTCCCGTGGACGTTGGCCAATGCCCGGGCGCTGGCGGGCGGCGAGAAGGAGTTCACCGTCGAGCTCGGCGGACGGCCGTTCTCGGAGGAGACGCAGCGCTATCACGCGAAGTCGCTCGGCGCGCTCCGCGCCCGCTATGCGTCGGTCGCCGACCGGTCGACGCTGGATCCCACCCTCCGCGCGACGGGCTGCTTCGCGGCGCTGCAGGCGGCAGCGTAG
- the queA gene encoding tRNA preQ1(34) S-adenosylmethionine ribosyltransferase-isomerase QueA → MRLADLDYVLPLELVAQEPPAERTDARLLVLDRGSGLVRHAGIADLPRLLRPDDLLVLNDTRVIPARVRGRRPSGARLELLLVRPLGEEGEWEALVRGTPRAGERMHLPEGQGEWVAALGDGRWRLRLAVDGPVLAWLERVGEVPLPPYITRPGGPTAADRDRYQTVYARAPGAVAAPTAGLHFTPVLLAALADAGIETRMLTLHVGPGTFQPIRSDTLEAHVMAPERYVIPAETAHRVNGARAAGRRIVAVGTTTVRALEAAGAEGRLRAGPGEAALFIRPGHRFRIVDALLTNFHLPRSPLLALVAALAEWDHVRAAYDEAVRRRYRFYSFGDAMLIA, encoded by the coding sequence ATGCGTCTGGCCGATCTCGACTACGTGCTGCCGCTCGAGCTGGTCGCCCAGGAGCCCCCCGCCGAGCGCACGGATGCCCGCCTCCTCGTGCTCGATCGCGGGAGCGGGCTCGTCCGTCATGCCGGCATCGCCGACTTGCCGCGCCTTCTCCGCCCGGACGACCTGCTCGTCCTGAACGACACCCGCGTGATCCCGGCCCGCGTGCGGGGCCGGCGGCCGAGCGGCGCACGGCTCGAGCTGTTGCTCGTCCGGCCGCTCGGCGAGGAGGGCGAGTGGGAAGCGCTCGTTCGCGGCACGCCGCGGGCCGGTGAACGGATGCACCTGCCCGAGGGGCAGGGCGAGTGGGTGGCCGCGCTCGGCGACGGCCGCTGGCGGCTCAGGCTCGCGGTCGACGGCCCGGTGCTCGCCTGGCTCGAGCGCGTCGGAGAGGTGCCGCTGCCGCCCTACATCACGCGGCCCGGAGGCCCGACGGCCGCCGACCGCGACCGCTACCAGACCGTCTACGCGCGCGCGCCCGGGGCCGTCGCAGCGCCGACGGCGGGTCTGCACTTCACGCCGGTGCTGCTCGCGGCGCTCGCCGACGCCGGCATCGAGACGCGGATGCTCACGCTGCACGTCGGCCCCGGGACCTTCCAGCCCATCCGCTCCGACACCCTGGAGGCGCACGTCATGGCACCCGAGCGCTACGTGATCCCCGCCGAGACCGCCCACCGCGTGAACGGCGCCCGAGCCGCCGGACGCCGCATCGTGGCGGTCGGCACGACCACCGTGCGCGCCCTCGAGGCGGCGGGCGCCGAGGGCCGGCTCCGCGCCGGCCCGGGCGAGGCGGCCCTCTTCATCCGTCCCGGCCATCGCTTCCGCATCGTTGACGCGCTGCTCACCAACTTCCACCTGCCGCGCTCGCCGCTCTTGGCGCTGGTCGCGGCGCTCGCGGAATGGGACCACGTGCGGGCCGCCTACGACGAGGCCGTCCGTCGCCGCTACCGCTTCTACAGCTTCGGCGACGCCATGCTGATCGCGTGA
- the secF gene encoding protein translocase subunit SecF gives MATRPTTRTDKVPTIEHHFFELIPPGLNIDFVGLRFKMLLVSWTLILIGLVSIYLHGGLNYGIDFAGGTMVHVKFGASTPIGDIRGALSRPELREVVVQDVGQGGKEFQIRVLGAAEGGSTAIADAIKTGLRDKFGEGTYDVLRVETVGPKVGKDLWRDATLAVLAATLVMATYIALRFELRFGIGAAVALVHDVLITLGALSIANMEFDLTTVAALLTVVGYSVHDTVIVSDRIRENMRKMRRESLATIMNLSINETLSRTLITSGTAILVTAALFVLGGSVIHSFAFALLVGFVVGTYSSIYVASPIVLYLEGRKSPR, from the coding sequence ATGGCGACGCGACCGACCACGCGCACGGACAAGGTGCCGACCATCGAGCATCACTTCTTCGAGCTCATCCCGCCCGGTCTGAACATCGACTTCGTCGGCCTGCGCTTCAAGATGCTGCTCGTCTCGTGGACGCTCATCCTGATCGGGCTGGTCTCGATCTACCTGCACGGCGGGCTGAACTACGGCATCGACTTCGCCGGCGGCACGATGGTGCACGTCAAGTTCGGCGCGTCGACGCCGATCGGCGACATCCGGGGCGCGCTCTCGCGGCCCGAGCTCCGTGAGGTCGTCGTCCAGGACGTGGGGCAGGGCGGCAAGGAGTTCCAGATCCGCGTGCTCGGGGCGGCCGAGGGCGGCAGCACCGCGATCGCCGACGCCATCAAGACGGGCCTGCGCGACAAGTTCGGTGAAGGCACCTACGACGTCCTGCGCGTCGAGACGGTGGGGCCGAAGGTCGGCAAGGACCTGTGGCGGGACGCGACGCTCGCCGTCCTGGCGGCGACGCTCGTCATGGCGACCTACATCGCGCTCCGCTTCGAGCTGCGCTTCGGCATCGGCGCCGCCGTCGCCCTCGTGCACGACGTGCTGATCACGCTCGGGGCGCTGTCGATCGCCAACATGGAGTTCGACCTCACCACGGTGGCCGCGCTGCTCACCGTGGTGGGCTACTCGGTGCACGACACCGTCATCGTCTCGGACCGCATCCGCGAGAACATGCGCAAGATGCGGCGCGAGAGCCTCGCCACGATCATGAACCTCTCGATCAACGAAACGCTCTCGCGCACGCTCATCACGAGCGGCACGGCCATCCTGGTGACCGCGGCGCTGTTCGTGCTCGGCGGGAGCGTGATCCACAGCTTCGCCTTCGCGCTGCTCGTCGGGTTCGTCGTCGGCACGTACTCGTCAATCTACGTCGCCAGCCCGATCGTGCTCTACCTCGAAGGGCGAAAGTCGCCGCGCTGA
- a CDS encoding helix-turn-helix domain-containing protein, translating into MLEKDDVLLNSKEAAEILDCSPDTVNELARKSVLPAFKRGRQWRFRKRDITSFKRQLRGTTAA; encoded by the coding sequence ATGCTCGAGAAGGACGACGTCCTGCTGAACAGCAAAGAGGCGGCGGAGATCCTCGACTGCAGTCCGGACACGGTCAACGAGCTCGCCCGCAAGAGCGTCCTGCCGGCCTTCAAACGCGGCCGTCAGTGGCGGTTCCGCAAGCGCGACATCACCTCCTTCAAACGGCAGCTGCGAGGAACCACGGCGGCATGA
- the yajC gene encoding preprotein translocase subunit YajC, whose product MSCWRGRCSAPRSRPCTTSISTCVSCASSGPRSGRAPSLAVGPWRAGRGPDVDTAFAQTGEGGGPPAVYNVGFLLVLIGIFYFLLIRPEQKRRREQDQLAANLKRNDQVVMSCGTHGRVVTLADKVVTVEIAPNVRVQVDRAAIQSVQRAPAVEAREKEREKS is encoded by the coding sequence ATCTCGTGCTGGCGCGGGAGATGCTCGGCGCCGCGCTCGCGACCGTGCACAACCTCCATTTCTACCTGCGTCTCATGCGCGAGTTCCGGGCCGCGCTCCGGGAGGGCACCTTCCCTGGCCGTGGGGCCGTGGCGTGCGGGGCGTGGGCCTGACGTGGACACGGCGTTCGCGCAGACGGGGGAGGGGGGCGGCCCGCCCGCCGTCTACAACGTCGGTTTCCTCCTCGTCCTCATCGGGATCTTCTACTTCCTGCTCATCCGGCCGGAGCAGAAGCGGCGCCGCGAGCAGGACCAGCTGGCGGCCAATCTCAAGCGCAACGATCAGGTGGTGATGAGCTGCGGGACGCACGGGCGCGTCGTGACGCTCGCCGACAAGGTGGTGACGGTCGAGATCGCCCCCAACGTCCGCGTCCAGGTCGACCGGGCGGCGATCCAGTCCGTGCAGAGGGCTCCCGCGGTGGAAGCCCGGGAGAAGGAGCGGGAGAAGTCGTGA